One Planktothrix serta PCC 8927 genomic window carries:
- a CDS encoding DUF2887 domain-containing protein, with the protein MYQHSQLTCVPRNRVSKNLVKQQFPDEPSRLQLLNLLETIVLAKLPQMSRQELEAMFGVDDLRKTRFAQELIEEGKTEG; encoded by the coding sequence ATTTATCAACACTCTCAACTAACCTGTGTACCCAGAAACCGGGTTTCTAAAAACCTAGTCAAACAACAATTTCCCGATGAACCTTCGCGGCTACAATTGTTAAATTTATTAGAAACGATTGTTTTAGCAAAGTTACCTCAAATGAGTCGTCAGGAGTTAGAAGCTATGTTTGGTGTTGATGATTTAAGAAAAACTCGGTTTGCTCAAGAGTTGATTGAGGAAGGGAAAACTGAAGGA